In a single window of the Branchiostoma floridae strain S238N-H82 chromosome 2, Bfl_VNyyK, whole genome shotgun sequence genome:
- the LOC118406613 gene encoding ubiquitin-conjugating enzyme E2 Q1-like isoform X4 — protein MRDNMSCFQQLRQELRQLEALFPKDHERFRVESASLDEVTCIFVSPNDDTFVIHCNINENYPHSSPMWFSESEDPVVSAAIENLSNVSGAANLLIRLMKQLATSLCNMYNVPVHPDILKLDTPTEQQNGEESSESEDDGMDSDLNEDVDEEDHFEMDEVTSEKDKKKEEDEDIETENLIVLERLKMNQRRDYLKGAVSGSVQATDRLMKELKNVFRSDSLKRGIYSVELVNDNLYDWNIKLQGVDPDSALYADLMVLKQKEGRDFILLNMTFKENFPFDPPFVRIIAPIINGGYVLGGGAICMELLTKQGWSSAYTIEAVIMQISATLVKGKARINFNANKTPANQYSLARAQQSFKSLVQIHEKNGWFTPRKEDG, from the exons ATGAGAGATAACATGTCGTGCTTTCAGCAGCTGAGGCAAGAGTTACGGCAGTTGGAGGCTTTATTTCCGAAGGACCATGAAAGGTTCCGAGTCGAGTCGGCCTCCCTGGACGAAGTGACGTGCATCTTTGTCAGCCCGAATGACGATACCTTCGTCATTCATTGtaatattaac GAGAACTACCCGCATTCCTCCCCCATGTGGTTCTCAGAGTCAGAGGACCCGGTCGTGTCGGCCGCCATAGAAAACCTGTCCAACGTGTCGGGAGCAGCCAACCTG CTGATCCGGCTGATGAAACAGCTGGCCACCTCCCTGTGTAACATGTACAACGTGCCGGTACATCCAGACATCCTAAAACTGGACACACCCACAGAACAACAG AATGGTGAGGAGTCATCAGAAAGCGAGGATGACGGGATGGACAGTGACCTGAATGAG GATGTTGATGAGGAGGATCATTTTGAGATGGACGAGGTCACGTCCGAGAAAgacaagaagaaagaagaagacgaagacaTTGAGACAGAAAACCTGATTGTGCTGGAGAGACTGAAAATGAACCAGCGCAGGGACTACCTAAAG GGGGCGGTGTCAGGGTCGGTCCAGGCCACAGACAGGCTCATGAAGGAACTCAAAAATGTCTTCAGGTCGGACAGCTTGAAAAGAG gaATCTATTCCGTTGAGCTGGTAAACGACAACCTGTACGACTGGAATATCAAGCTGCAAGG GGTGGACCCAGATAGTGCCCTGTATGCAGACCTAATGGTACTCAAACAGAAGGAGGGAAGAGATTTTATCCTCCTGAACATGACATTCAAG GAGAACTTTCCGTTTGATCCGCCTTTTGTCAGGATTATTGCTCCCATTATAAATGGAGG GTATGTCCTTGGAGGTGGTGCCATCTGCATGGAACTGCTGACTAAACAG gGCTGGAGTAGTGCATACACAATAGAAGCAGTCATCATGCAGATTTCAGCCACACTCGTCAAGGGAAAAGCTAGGATAAATTTTAATGCCAACAAGACACCAGCC AACCAGTATAGCCTTGCCCGGGCCCAGCAATCTTTCAAGTCACTAGTGCAGATACATGAAAAGAATG GTTGGTTCACACCCCGCAAGGAGGATGGTTAG
- the LOC118409224 gene encoding coiled-coil domain-containing protein 8-like has translation MMKTALALLLVVLVISSEVPAAESGVARRQDSNSFDEYTLIRFGKDLERGTESARNVADYTLVRFGKDLERGTEPAEDVAALRVLLARRLAERRETARADLRKTARADPRKTARADLRETARAERRETARADPRKTARADLRETARAERRETARADPRKTARADLRETARAERRETARAEARELE, from the exons ATGATGAAGACAGCCCTAGCGCTACTTCTCGTTGTGCTGGTCATCTCGTCCGAGGTGCCGGCAGCTGAAAGCGGCGTGGCTCGGCGCCAGGATTCCAACTCATTTGATGAGTACACGTTAATAAGATTCGGCAAAGACTTGG AACGTGGCACCGAGTCAGCCCGGAACGTGGCGGATTACACGCTAGTGAGATTTGGCAAAGATCTGG AACGTGGTACCGAGCCTGCCGAGGACGTAGCGGCCCTGAGGGTGCTGTTGGCCCGCCGACTGGCTGAGCGCCGTGAGACGGCTAGAGCTGACCTGCGTAAGACGGCCAGAGCTGACCCGCGTAAGACGGCCAGAGCTGACCTGCGTGAGACGGCCAGAGCTGAGCGCCGTGAGACGGCCAGAGCTGACCCGCGTAAGACGGCCAGAGCTGACCTGCGTGAGACGGCCAGAGCTGAGCGCCGTGAGACGGCCAGAGCTGACCCGCGTAAGACGGCCAGAGCTGACCTGCGTGAGACGGCCAGAGCTGAGCGCCGTGAGACGGCCAGAGCTGAGGCCAGGGAGCTGGAGTAG
- the LOC118406613 gene encoding ubiquitin-conjugating enzyme E2 Q1-like isoform X3, with protein MRDNMSCFQQLRQELRQLEALFPKDHERFRVESASLDEVTCIFVSPNDDTFVIHCNINENYPHSSPMWFSESEDPVVSAAIENLSNVSGAANLLIRLMKQLATSLCNMYNVPVHPDILKLDTPTEQQNGEESSESEDDGMDSDLNEDVDEEDHFEMDEVTSEKDKKKEEDEDIETENLIVLERLKMNQRRDYLKQGAVSGSVQATDRLMKELKNVFRSDSLKRGIYSVELVNDNLYDWNIKLQGVDPDSALYADLMVLKQKEGRDFILLNMTFKENFPFDPPFVRIIAPIINGGYVLGGGAICMELLTKQGWSSAYTIEAVIMQISATLVKGKARINFNANKTPANQYSLARAQQSFKSLVQIHEKNGWFTPRKEDG; from the exons ATGAGAGATAACATGTCGTGCTTTCAGCAGCTGAGGCAAGAGTTACGGCAGTTGGAGGCTTTATTTCCGAAGGACCATGAAAGGTTCCGAGTCGAGTCGGCCTCCCTGGACGAAGTGACGTGCATCTTTGTCAGCCCGAATGACGATACCTTCGTCATTCATTGtaatattaac GAGAACTACCCGCATTCCTCCCCCATGTGGTTCTCAGAGTCAGAGGACCCGGTCGTGTCGGCCGCCATAGAAAACCTGTCCAACGTGTCGGGAGCAGCCAACCTG CTGATCCGGCTGATGAAACAGCTGGCCACCTCCCTGTGTAACATGTACAACGTGCCGGTACATCCAGACATCCTAAAACTGGACACACCCACAGAACAACAG AATGGTGAGGAGTCATCAGAAAGCGAGGATGACGGGATGGACAGTGACCTGAATGAG GATGTTGATGAGGAGGATCATTTTGAGATGGACGAGGTCACGTCCGAGAAAgacaagaagaaagaagaagacgaagacaTTGAGACAGAAAACCTGATTGTGCTGGAGAGACTGAAAATGAACCAGCGCAGGGACTACCTAAAG CAGGGGGCGGTGTCAGGGTCGGTCCAGGCCACAGACAGGCTCATGAAGGAACTCAAAAATGTCTTCAGGTCGGACAGCTTGAAAAGAG gaATCTATTCCGTTGAGCTGGTAAACGACAACCTGTACGACTGGAATATCAAGCTGCAAGG GGTGGACCCAGATAGTGCCCTGTATGCAGACCTAATGGTACTCAAACAGAAGGAGGGAAGAGATTTTATCCTCCTGAACATGACATTCAAG GAGAACTTTCCGTTTGATCCGCCTTTTGTCAGGATTATTGCTCCCATTATAAATGGAGG GTATGTCCTTGGAGGTGGTGCCATCTGCATGGAACTGCTGACTAAACAG gGCTGGAGTAGTGCATACACAATAGAAGCAGTCATCATGCAGATTTCAGCCACACTCGTCAAGGGAAAAGCTAGGATAAATTTTAATGCCAACAAGACACCAGCC AACCAGTATAGCCTTGCCCGGGCCCAGCAATCTTTCAAGTCACTAGTGCAGATACATGAAAAGAATG GTTGGTTCACACCCCGCAAGGAGGATGGTTAG
- the LOC118406613 gene encoding ubiquitin-conjugating enzyme E2 Q2-like isoform X2, translated as MRDNMSCFQQLRQELRQLEALFPKDHERFRVESASLDEVTCIFVSPNDDTFVIHCNINENYPHSSPMWFSESEDPVVSAAIENLSNVSGAANLLIRLMKQLATSLCNMYNVPVHPDILKLDTPTEQQNGEESSESEDDGMDSDLNEDVDEEDHFEMDEVTSEKDKKKEEDEDIETENLIVLERLKMNQRRDYLKGAVSGSVQATDRLMKELKNVFRSDSLKRGIYSVELVNDNLYDWNIKLQGVDPDSALYADLMVLKQKEGRDFILLNMTFKENFPFDPPFVRIIAPIINGGYVLGGGAICMELLTKQGWSSAYTIEAVIMQISATLVKGKARINFNANKTPAVRNPHNQYSLARAQQSFKSLVQIHEKNGWFTPRKEDG; from the exons ATGAGAGATAACATGTCGTGCTTTCAGCAGCTGAGGCAAGAGTTACGGCAGTTGGAGGCTTTATTTCCGAAGGACCATGAAAGGTTCCGAGTCGAGTCGGCCTCCCTGGACGAAGTGACGTGCATCTTTGTCAGCCCGAATGACGATACCTTCGTCATTCATTGtaatattaac GAGAACTACCCGCATTCCTCCCCCATGTGGTTCTCAGAGTCAGAGGACCCGGTCGTGTCGGCCGCCATAGAAAACCTGTCCAACGTGTCGGGAGCAGCCAACCTG CTGATCCGGCTGATGAAACAGCTGGCCACCTCCCTGTGTAACATGTACAACGTGCCGGTACATCCAGACATCCTAAAACTGGACACACCCACAGAACAACAG AATGGTGAGGAGTCATCAGAAAGCGAGGATGACGGGATGGACAGTGACCTGAATGAG GATGTTGATGAGGAGGATCATTTTGAGATGGACGAGGTCACGTCCGAGAAAgacaagaagaaagaagaagacgaagacaTTGAGACAGAAAACCTGATTGTGCTGGAGAGACTGAAAATGAACCAGCGCAGGGACTACCTAAAG GGGGCGGTGTCAGGGTCGGTCCAGGCCACAGACAGGCTCATGAAGGAACTCAAAAATGTCTTCAGGTCGGACAGCTTGAAAAGAG gaATCTATTCCGTTGAGCTGGTAAACGACAACCTGTACGACTGGAATATCAAGCTGCAAGG GGTGGACCCAGATAGTGCCCTGTATGCAGACCTAATGGTACTCAAACAGAAGGAGGGAAGAGATTTTATCCTCCTGAACATGACATTCAAG GAGAACTTTCCGTTTGATCCGCCTTTTGTCAGGATTATTGCTCCCATTATAAATGGAGG GTATGTCCTTGGAGGTGGTGCCATCTGCATGGAACTGCTGACTAAACAG gGCTGGAGTAGTGCATACACAATAGAAGCAGTCATCATGCAGATTTCAGCCACACTCGTCAAGGGAAAAGCTAGGATAAATTTTAATGCCAACAAGACACCAGCCGTACGTAATCCACAC AACCAGTATAGCCTTGCCCGGGCCCAGCAATCTTTCAAGTCACTAGTGCAGATACATGAAAAGAATG GTTGGTTCACACCCCGCAAGGAGGATGGTTAG
- the LOC118406613 gene encoding ubiquitin-conjugating enzyme E2 Q2-like isoform X1, whose translation MRDNMSCFQQLRQELRQLEALFPKDHERFRVESASLDEVTCIFVSPNDDTFVIHCNINENYPHSSPMWFSESEDPVVSAAIENLSNVSGAANLLIRLMKQLATSLCNMYNVPVHPDILKLDTPTEQQNGEESSESEDDGMDSDLNEDVDEEDHFEMDEVTSEKDKKKEEDEDIETENLIVLERLKMNQRRDYLKQGAVSGSVQATDRLMKELKNVFRSDSLKRGIYSVELVNDNLYDWNIKLQGVDPDSALYADLMVLKQKEGRDFILLNMTFKENFPFDPPFVRIIAPIINGGYVLGGGAICMELLTKQGWSSAYTIEAVIMQISATLVKGKARINFNANKTPAVRNPHNQYSLARAQQSFKSLVQIHEKNGWFTPRKEDG comes from the exons ATGAGAGATAACATGTCGTGCTTTCAGCAGCTGAGGCAAGAGTTACGGCAGTTGGAGGCTTTATTTCCGAAGGACCATGAAAGGTTCCGAGTCGAGTCGGCCTCCCTGGACGAAGTGACGTGCATCTTTGTCAGCCCGAATGACGATACCTTCGTCATTCATTGtaatattaac GAGAACTACCCGCATTCCTCCCCCATGTGGTTCTCAGAGTCAGAGGACCCGGTCGTGTCGGCCGCCATAGAAAACCTGTCCAACGTGTCGGGAGCAGCCAACCTG CTGATCCGGCTGATGAAACAGCTGGCCACCTCCCTGTGTAACATGTACAACGTGCCGGTACATCCAGACATCCTAAAACTGGACACACCCACAGAACAACAG AATGGTGAGGAGTCATCAGAAAGCGAGGATGACGGGATGGACAGTGACCTGAATGAG GATGTTGATGAGGAGGATCATTTTGAGATGGACGAGGTCACGTCCGAGAAAgacaagaagaaagaagaagacgaagacaTTGAGACAGAAAACCTGATTGTGCTGGAGAGACTGAAAATGAACCAGCGCAGGGACTACCTAAAG CAGGGGGCGGTGTCAGGGTCGGTCCAGGCCACAGACAGGCTCATGAAGGAACTCAAAAATGTCTTCAGGTCGGACAGCTTGAAAAGAG gaATCTATTCCGTTGAGCTGGTAAACGACAACCTGTACGACTGGAATATCAAGCTGCAAGG GGTGGACCCAGATAGTGCCCTGTATGCAGACCTAATGGTACTCAAACAGAAGGAGGGAAGAGATTTTATCCTCCTGAACATGACATTCAAG GAGAACTTTCCGTTTGATCCGCCTTTTGTCAGGATTATTGCTCCCATTATAAATGGAGG GTATGTCCTTGGAGGTGGTGCCATCTGCATGGAACTGCTGACTAAACAG gGCTGGAGTAGTGCATACACAATAGAAGCAGTCATCATGCAGATTTCAGCCACACTCGTCAAGGGAAAAGCTAGGATAAATTTTAATGCCAACAAGACACCAGCCGTACGTAATCCACAC AACCAGTATAGCCTTGCCCGGGCCCAGCAATCTTTCAAGTCACTAGTGCAGATACATGAAAAGAATG GTTGGTTCACACCCCGCAAGGAGGATGGTTAG